Proteins from a single region of Bdellovibrio svalbardensis:
- the nadC gene encoding carboxylating nicotinate-nucleotide diphosphorylase, with protein MNLIDLIRAAIKEDMPHGDVTTESLALKPRSGRARLKAKEDIVLSGAAAFEQTMQLLEPNSRVKWHFEEGDEILNGQIICTIEGDLVQILKAERVALNFLGHLSGIATLTRRFVKKMEGTKTKILDTRKTTPGFRDLEKRAVVHGGGVNHRMNLSTAILIKDNHIALAGGLKAAVTRVREHSNLPIEVETRTLAEVKEAIELNATHLLLDNMNNDMLKQALAIIPEGVVTEASGNMNLDRVHSVAQLGVTYISVGALTHSAPVADVSLVFAWEE; from the coding sequence ATGAATTTAATTGATCTTATTCGCGCCGCTATCAAAGAAGACATGCCACATGGTGACGTCACTACTGAATCTTTGGCGCTAAAACCTCGCTCTGGCCGCGCCCGCTTAAAAGCCAAGGAAGACATCGTTCTTTCAGGTGCCGCTGCATTTGAACAAACCATGCAATTGCTTGAGCCAAACTCTCGCGTGAAATGGCACTTCGAAGAAGGCGATGAGATCTTGAACGGTCAAATCATCTGCACGATCGAAGGCGATCTTGTGCAAATCTTGAAAGCTGAACGCGTGGCTTTGAATTTCCTGGGCCATCTTTCTGGTATCGCGACTCTCACTCGTCGCTTTGTCAAAAAAATGGAAGGCACAAAAACCAAAATTCTCGACACTCGTAAAACAACTCCCGGCTTCCGCGATCTTGAAAAGCGCGCTGTTGTTCACGGCGGCGGTGTCAATCACCGCATGAATCTCAGCACGGCGATCTTGATCAAAGACAATCATATCGCCTTGGCCGGCGGCCTGAAAGCGGCTGTGACTCGCGTGCGTGAACATAGCAATTTGCCAATTGAAGTGGAAACTCGCACTTTGGCAGAAGTCAAAGAAGCCATTGAATTGAATGCAACTCACCTCCTTTTGGATAACATGAACAACGACATGTTGAAGCAAGCCTTGGCGATCATTCCTGAGGGCGTGGTCACTGAAGCCAGCGGCAATATGAACTTGGATCGCGTGCACTCTGTGGCGCAGTTGGGTGTGACCTATATCTCAGTGGGTGCGTTAACTCACTCAGCACCCGTGGCTGACGTCAGTCTTGTGTTCGCCTGGGAGGAATAG
- a CDS encoding MarC family protein — translation MIFFKDLFIVVAALIPIINPMGQMPIFLSLTQDIPKEDRKILAKKIATYGFFLLIGSMLIGTYLLKFFGISLSAVQIGGGLLVSMTGWRLLETNEAQSTQFADPHQVIENPEALQAAYSRRAFYPLTFPLSVGPGSVSVAITLGANQKSEGNKEEIILIASLLALFIVSVIVYICYRFADRLVARIGEIGTLVILRMSAFILLCLGIQIIWNGASELIPHLFNKT, via the coding sequence GTGATCTTTTTTAAAGATCTCTTTATAGTGGTTGCGGCTCTAATTCCCATAATCAATCCGATGGGCCAAATGCCAATTTTTCTATCGTTGACTCAAGATATTCCGAAAGAAGATCGAAAAATCCTCGCCAAAAAAATTGCCACATATGGTTTCTTTCTTTTAATCGGTTCCATGCTCATCGGAACCTACTTATTGAAGTTCTTCGGCATTTCACTTTCAGCAGTGCAGATTGGTGGAGGTCTTCTCGTCAGCATGACGGGTTGGCGACTTTTAGAAACCAATGAAGCCCAAAGCACTCAGTTTGCAGATCCCCATCAAGTTATCGAAAATCCCGAGGCACTACAGGCTGCGTATTCTCGCCGTGCCTTCTACCCTCTTACTTTCCCACTCAGCGTAGGACCAGGAAGCGTATCGGTTGCCATCACTTTGGGTGCCAATCAAAAGAGCGAAGGCAATAAAGAAGAAATCATTTTGATCGCAAGCCTGCTGGCATTATTCATTGTCTCGGTCATCGTCTATATTTGTTACCGCTTTGCAGACCGTTTGGTTGCACGCATCGGTGAGATTGGCACTCTTGTTATTCTTCGTATGTCTGCTTTCATCCTGCTTTGTCTGGGTATTCAAATTATCTGGAATGGAGCTTCGGAATTAATTCCGCATCTGTTCAACAAAACTTAG
- a CDS encoding HD domain-containing protein: MKLEMTPLPDRLNRPEVVEKSWVVTLSGSRFSILKPEPEAVKIEDIACALARQARFNGHTRFFYSVGQHSCLGAQVSPTKDVALQMLFHDATEAYVGDLVSPVKALLPDFEIIESRIHWAIAQKFGLEYPMPKIVKQIDRRLLATEIRDLITKDLKSWNIKEDEPFDFPIIPWPPEVTEARFLELARELMK, translated from the coding sequence ATGAAACTTGAAATGACCCCACTCCCAGACCGCCTAAATAGACCTGAAGTTGTAGAGAAATCATGGGTTGTAACACTTTCTGGAAGCCGCTTTAGTATCTTGAAGCCGGAGCCAGAAGCGGTGAAAATCGAAGACATCGCATGCGCATTAGCTCGACAAGCTCGTTTCAACGGACACACTCGATTTTTCTATAGCGTGGGTCAGCATTCTTGCTTGGGCGCTCAAGTCTCGCCAACCAAAGATGTGGCCTTACAGATGCTTTTCCATGATGCAACGGAAGCTTATGTTGGGGATCTGGTTTCACCTGTAAAGGCTTTATTGCCCGATTTTGAAATCATCGAGTCGCGCATTCACTGGGCCATCGCGCAGAAATTTGGTTTGGAATATCCAATGCCAAAAATCGTAAAGCAAATTGATCGTCGTTTGCTGGCAACCGAAATCCGCGATTTGATCACCAAGGATCTTAAATCATGGAACATCAAAGAAGACGAACCCTTCGACTTCCCAATCATTCCATGGCCTCCAGAGGTCACCGAAGCTCGCTTCCTGGAATTGGCTCGCGAACTTATGAAATAG
- a CDS encoding OmpA family protein, translating to MKKMIVMVSAIALLLSACATMEENKKTTAGIGIGALAGGIAGAVIGHQTGNRDAGALIGATLGAGVGGLIGNRLDKQQKELEKIAETKRTEQGLVTKLKSDILFDTGKADLKPQAKENINQLAAIMKKYPENVLTIKGYTDSTGSDKVNKPLSAKRANAVREQLVAAGIPQATVSSIGMGSENQVDAGKTKDALAKNRRVEIEITVDESKVPKQKGA from the coding sequence ATGAAAAAAATGATTGTTATGGTCAGTGCGATTGCTTTGCTACTTAGTGCATGTGCAACGATGGAAGAAAATAAGAAAACAACGGCGGGTATTGGAATCGGTGCTCTTGCTGGGGGTATTGCTGGTGCCGTGATTGGCCATCAAACTGGCAACCGCGATGCAGGTGCTTTGATCGGCGCCACTTTGGGTGCTGGCGTGGGTGGTTTGATCGGCAACCGCTTGGACAAGCAACAAAAAGAACTTGAGAAAATCGCAGAAACAAAAAGAACAGAGCAAGGTCTTGTGACTAAGCTTAAAAGCGATATCTTGTTCGACACTGGAAAAGCTGATTTGAAGCCGCAAGCGAAAGAAAACATCAATCAACTTGCAGCGATCATGAAAAAATATCCAGAGAACGTGTTGACGATCAAAGGTTATACAGACAGCACTGGTTCAGACAAAGTGAACAAGCCTCTTTCTGCAAAACGCGCTAACGCCGTTCGCGAGCAACTTGTTGCTGCAGGCATTCCGCAAGCCACTGTTTCATCAATCGGCATGGGCTCTGAAAATCAAGTAGATGCTGGTAAGACGAAAGATGCTTTGGCAAAAAATCGTCGCGTTGAAATCGAAATCACAGTTGACGAATCGAAAGTGCCAAAACAAAAAGGCGCTTAA
- a CDS encoding biotin--[acetyl-CoA-carboxylase] ligase: METPLADIKIGKVTSQWAENNHVFVTYQPQVDSTNNLAKEEAFEEELLAESLCLYLTDHQTAGRGRGTHTWTDSRPGSSLLSSWSYLLATKPQPTTSCLVGLAVYRACSSTWPFLAWNLKAPNDIYIGDKKIAGILVENVIQGDEVRLIIGLGLNVTSSPESVETATSLIEELPPGAPLLGQDYTAFLDRLLFELTIAVSYCEEPLSPTDQLSLLTALNLHPLLEEIYTGMQADGSLFTATKKINWMSL, encoded by the coding sequence GTGGAAACGCCTTTAGCAGATATCAAAATTGGTAAAGTGACTTCGCAGTGGGCGGAGAACAATCATGTCTTTGTGACCTACCAACCACAAGTAGACAGCACCAATAATCTGGCCAAAGAAGAAGCCTTCGAAGAAGAGCTTCTAGCGGAATCTCTATGTCTCTATCTCACAGACCACCAAACTGCGGGTCGCGGTCGTGGCACTCATACTTGGACAGACAGCCGCCCAGGAAGTTCATTGTTGAGCTCATGGTCCTATCTTTTGGCGACAAAGCCTCAACCGACCACTTCTTGTTTGGTGGGGTTGGCAGTTTACAGAGCCTGCTCTTCAACGTGGCCCTTCCTTGCTTGGAATTTAAAAGCCCCCAACGATATTTATATCGGCGATAAAAAAATCGCGGGCATCCTGGTTGAGAATGTCATCCAAGGCGATGAAGTGCGTTTGATCATTGGACTGGGTCTCAACGTCACGTCTTCTCCAGAATCTGTGGAAACGGCAACAAGCTTGATTGAAGAGCTGCCACCAGGTGCTCCTCTATTGGGTCAAGACTACACTGCATTCTTGGATCGCTTGTTGTTTGAATTGACGATCGCCGTTTCCTATTGCGAAGAGCCTTTGAGCCCTACAGATCAACTATCTTTGCTGACAGCTTTGAATTTGCATCCTTTGCTGGAAGAAATCTACACAGGAATGCAAGCCGATGGCAGCTTGTTCACAGCGACTAAAAAAATCAACTGGATGAGCTTGTAG
- a CDS encoding aspartate:alanine exchanger family transporter, translating into MDWVALITKYPEISIFLSILLGHLVAKAKIGHFSLGPVVGTLIAGLVVGIVAKPVIPDIVRWAFFDLFLFAIGYSVGPQFFSSIKRSAIPQIIVTVVVNVSGLLAVIACCYFLRFDQGTTVGVLSGSLTQSAALGTGISALNELPLPDDQKNKLIANVPIADALTYVFGDLGLMLMLVMILPALFRIDLRKECEILEEALKKNSSESSDSFFQSPNKETIRAYIVSNSNFFDKNIQEIEKSFPNTRVYIDKVMRDGKLLEVAPELKVIKGDIVTISGWRSGFIHGVEVLGPEVDSNVMLSVETSVRKIFITNKEIDGMKLGQLAEQGRGLFLKKITRGPVELPVGPNLELHRGDVVYLMGSPKNLDRATKVLGFAESDPKKSDLAFIGACICVGIILGMFSFNLKNVPLGLGASGSILVVGLIAGWAQKRFPKVGSIPESAQQILIDIGLIVFIAVIGLKSGPHAVEAIQAGGFEMVLKIFISGAIATLVGPIVGFLVGRFILRQNGATTLATIGGAQTVMVSLNALQDASGSKVLATYFTLPYALGNILLTLWGPVIVAVSSLWQ; encoded by the coding sequence ATGGACTGGGTTGCCCTCATTACCAAATATCCTGAGATCTCAATTTTTCTTTCAATTCTTTTAGGTCACTTGGTCGCCAAAGCCAAGATCGGGCACTTTTCACTGGGCCCCGTGGTTGGCACATTGATCGCAGGATTGGTGGTAGGTATTGTTGCCAAACCCGTGATCCCCGACATTGTGCGCTGGGCATTCTTCGACCTTTTCCTGTTCGCGATTGGTTACTCGGTGGGACCTCAATTCTTTTCAAGTATTAAGCGCTCTGCGATTCCACAAATAATTGTCACCGTGGTCGTCAATGTCAGTGGGCTTCTCGCAGTCATTGCCTGCTGCTATTTCCTCCGTTTTGATCAAGGGACCACCGTGGGTGTTTTATCTGGAAGCTTGACTCAATCTGCAGCTTTGGGAACGGGTATTAGCGCTCTCAACGAGCTGCCTCTTCCCGATGATCAAAAAAACAAACTCATCGCGAATGTGCCCATCGCCGATGCTTTAACTTATGTATTTGGGGACCTGGGTTTGATGTTGATGCTGGTTATGATTTTGCCCGCCCTTTTTAGAATCGATTTGCGCAAAGAATGTGAAATTCTGGAAGAAGCCTTAAAGAAAAATTCGTCTGAAAGTTCCGACAGCTTTTTCCAATCTCCCAATAAAGAAACCATTCGCGCCTACATCGTCAGCAATTCCAATTTCTTTGATAAGAACATTCAGGAAATTGAAAAGTCTTTCCCCAACACTCGGGTCTATATCGATAAAGTCATGCGCGACGGAAAACTTTTAGAAGTTGCTCCCGAGCTCAAGGTCATCAAGGGCGACATTGTGACAATCTCCGGATGGCGCTCTGGCTTCATACATGGAGTCGAAGTCTTGGGCCCCGAAGTGGACAGTAATGTCATGTTGTCTGTAGAAACCTCAGTCAGGAAGATCTTTATCACAAATAAGGAAATTGACGGGATGAAGCTGGGTCAGCTGGCCGAGCAAGGTCGCGGTCTCTTTCTTAAAAAAATCACTCGCGGTCCTGTCGAGCTCCCCGTCGGCCCCAACTTAGAACTTCATCGGGGAGATGTGGTGTATCTGATGGGATCTCCAAAAAATCTCGACCGAGCCACAAAAGTTTTAGGTTTTGCAGAGTCAGATCCAAAGAAATCTGACCTTGCCTTTATCGGAGCCTGCATTTGCGTTGGCATCATTCTGGGAATGTTCAGCTTCAACTTGAAAAACGTGCCCCTTGGTCTTGGAGCCAGTGGATCAATTTTGGTAGTTGGACTTATCGCGGGATGGGCACAAAAACGCTTTCCTAAAGTGGGTTCGATTCCAGAGTCCGCGCAGCAAATACTCATTGATATCGGCTTGATTGTATTTATCGCTGTCATCGGCCTCAAATCAGGTCCCCACGCCGTTGAGGCCATTCAAGCCGGTGGCTTCGAAATGGTCCTAAAGATTTTCATTTCTGGAGCCATTGCAACCCTGGTTGGTCCCATTGTTGGTTTCTTGGTGGGCCGTTTTATCCTAAGACAAAATGGCGCAACAACTTTAGCCACCATTGGCGGTGCGCAAACGGTGATGGTCTCACTCAATGCACTACAAGACGCCTCGGGAAGTAAGGTGCTGGCGACCTACTTCACCCTTCCCTATGCTCTCGGAAATATCCTTCTGACGCTGTGGGGCCCGGTGATTGTTGCAGTCTCCAGTTTATGGCAGTAA
- a CDS encoding SIMPL domain-containing protein encodes MRKALTSLVVSLATFASLAHADERLIIVGGSAEKSLDPNMVIMNVEVWSKAPTAKQAQQLAANQYKQVKKTFDDFKIKKEDIQTDNYALNPEYIYDQKTQQNKMVGFRVVNNVIVTFRKVDEAGNFLDALVVEKKGTDSGVNVNNINWDSDQRSKVETAALADAVRAAKIKAEEIAKAAGVKIKNVARISHGATNIRPPMPMARGGFAMKAAMADSAPTELSAGQIKVRVDVTAEYEIN; translated from the coding sequence ATGAGAAAAGCTTTAACATCTTTGGTGGTTTCGCTAGCGACCTTCGCAAGCCTGGCACATGCCGACGAACGTTTGATCATCGTTGGAGGAAGCGCTGAGAAAAGTCTGGATCCTAATATGGTGATCATGAATGTAGAAGTCTGGAGTAAGGCACCGACGGCTAAACAGGCGCAGCAGTTGGCTGCGAACCAGTATAAGCAGGTTAAAAAAACCTTCGACGATTTCAAAATCAAAAAAGAAGACATTCAGACTGATAATTACGCTTTGAATCCGGAATATATTTACGATCAGAAAACTCAGCAGAATAAAATGGTCGGGTTTCGCGTGGTCAACAACGTCATTGTAACATTCAGAAAAGTCGACGAGGCAGGAAACTTCCTGGATGCGCTGGTTGTTGAAAAGAAGGGGACAGATTCTGGCGTGAATGTGAACAACATCAACTGGGATTCAGATCAACGATCCAAAGTTGAAACAGCAGCCTTGGCGGATGCCGTTCGCGCAGCTAAAATCAAAGCAGAAGAGATTGCAAAAGCGGCCGGTGTGAAAATCAAAAATGTTGCAAGAATCAGCCACGGAGCGACCAACATCAGGCCTCCAATGCCTATGGCTCGCGGTGGATTCGCAATGAAGGCAGCGATGGCAGACAGTGCTCCCACAGAGCTTTCCGCAGGGCAAATCAAAGTCCGCGTCGACGTAACCGCAGAATACGAAATCAACTAG
- a CDS encoding substrate-binding periplasmic protein, whose product MKYFRVFALTLLCFGSPAKARYNSPFTFVGQDVEPFYFKEGSVGIQGAVFDIMKEICTQEKLTCKFKIAQMRPALDMIKNGAAHGGGPFAISRQRETVLHYTDPIFKSAFVFLAASETAKKIKSYNDLAGMSAVAMSTSMTWISLQRVNEITGNKMKVSGEPTELTAIRKTENKNYALAYVPRELARAYFQHNRDSNLREIPALGEPFDIYMVFSRKTVSEDDFKKINQIVKALKKSGFIKDLADRYNLEAIPPAN is encoded by the coding sequence ATGAAGTACTTCCGTGTATTCGCCTTGACCCTTCTGTGTTTTGGAAGTCCCGCTAAGGCACGCTACAACTCACCTTTCACCTTTGTCGGTCAAGACGTTGAACCATTCTATTTCAAAGAAGGTTCTGTCGGAATTCAAGGGGCCGTTTTTGACATTATGAAAGAAATCTGCACGCAAGAAAAACTCACTTGCAAATTCAAAATTGCCCAAATGCGTCCCGCTTTGGACATGATCAAAAATGGTGCGGCTCATGGCGGCGGCCCTTTCGCCATCTCTCGCCAGCGGGAAACAGTTTTGCACTACACCGACCCCATTTTCAAATCTGCTTTTGTCTTTCTGGCGGCATCTGAGACAGCAAAAAAAATTAAGTCCTACAACGACCTTGCCGGAATGTCTGCCGTCGCCATGTCCACTTCCATGACCTGGATCAGCCTTCAACGTGTGAATGAAATCACCGGAAACAAAATGAAAGTCAGCGGAGAGCCCACAGAACTTACGGCCATTCGAAAAACCGAAAACAAAAACTACGCTTTGGCTTATGTTCCTCGAGAGCTGGCACGTGCCTATTTCCAGCACAATCGCGATAGCAACCTCAGGGAAATCCCTGCCCTCGGCGAGCCCTTCGATATCTATATGGTTTTCTCAAGAAAAACAGTCAGTGAAGACGACTTCAAAAAAATCAACCAGATCGTAAAAGCCCTCAAAAAATCAGGTTTCATCAAGGACCTGGCAGACAGGTACAACTTGGAAGCAATACCACCGGCTAACTAA
- a CDS encoding thioredoxin family protein: protein MALTFTPFPELGNKCPDFTLPAVDGKNYSLKDFSNGKPLVVMFICNHCPYVQAIESRLIALGADLKKDGVNVVAICSNDAADHPEDSFENLQKRAKEMNYPFTYLHDESQTVAHAFGAVCTPDYFVYDGALKLVYRGRLDDSWKDAARVTKRELYDAVQTLLKGQTVSEDQTASMGCSIKWK from the coding sequence ATGGCACTGACATTCACTCCATTTCCTGAACTGGGAAACAAATGTCCTGACTTCACTCTGCCTGCAGTCGATGGGAAGAATTACAGTCTTAAGGATTTCTCAAATGGGAAGCCTTTGGTGGTGATGTTCATCTGCAATCACTGCCCTTATGTTCAAGCTATTGAATCGCGCTTGATAGCGCTTGGTGCCGATCTTAAAAAAGATGGCGTCAATGTGGTGGCAATCTGTTCTAACGATGCTGCCGATCATCCTGAAGATTCCTTCGAGAATTTGCAAAAACGTGCGAAAGAAATGAACTACCCGTTCACCTACTTGCATGATGAATCGCAAACTGTGGCCCATGCTTTTGGCGCAGTCTGCACTCCAGACTACTTTGTGTACGATGGAGCTTTGAAATTAGTTTATCGCGGACGTCTTGATGACTCATGGAAAGATGCCGCTCGTGTTACTAAAAGAGAATTGTACGATGCTGTACAAACCCTTCTCAAGGGCCAAACAGTGTCTGAAGACCAGACAGCCTCAATGGGCTGCTCTATTAAATGGAAGTAA
- a CDS encoding substrate-binding periplasmic protein: MTKKVAKILAALSIFIGCALSAFFYSAPQPDDAFIFAGWNIEPFYYKGPQGIQGAYYDIMVEVCRTENLRCTFKISEFRKSIDQLKKGETHGGGPYVFTVPRSSVLSFSEGIFSSTYAFFGLPKTAAEIISYEDLRGYKIGTLVLSGTRVSLEAVNEFVDGTLTIKEEKSVSSLMQKIDSRQYPLGYINRDGGISWIAKNHSKIVEIPNLSENLDYRFAFSKKAIPPEKMKSLLEAFPKLRKSGFLKSIALKYKLNLTELGRHP; the protein is encoded by the coding sequence ATGACTAAAAAAGTAGCCAAAATCCTCGCGGCCTTGTCGATTTTTATCGGCTGTGCACTGTCAGCTTTCTTCTACTCGGCCCCCCAACCGGATGATGCTTTCATCTTCGCCGGATGGAACATTGAACCCTTTTATTATAAGGGTCCTCAAGGCATACAAGGGGCTTATTACGACATTATGGTGGAAGTTTGTCGTACTGAAAATCTGCGTTGTACTTTTAAAATCAGTGAATTTCGGAAATCCATAGACCAATTAAAAAAAGGCGAAACTCATGGCGGTGGCCCCTATGTTTTTACCGTTCCTAGATCGTCCGTCCTCAGTTTTAGTGAGGGCATTTTCTCGAGCACCTATGCATTCTTCGGACTTCCGAAAACTGCTGCAGAAATAATTTCTTATGAGGATCTCAGAGGATACAAGATCGGAACCTTGGTCTTATCTGGCACCAGAGTCAGCCTTGAGGCCGTGAATGAGTTTGTCGATGGAACGCTCACTATCAAAGAGGAAAAAAGTGTTTCTTCTTTGATGCAAAAAATAGATTCTCGCCAATATCCTCTGGGCTATATTAACCGCGATGGTGGAATTTCATGGATTGCAAAAAATCACTCGAAAATCGTTGAGATTCCCAACTTGAGCGAAAACTTAGATTATCGTTTTGCATTTTCAAAGAAAGCAATTCCCCCAGAGAAAATGAAAAGCCTCTTAGAAGCATTTCCCAAACTGAGGAAATCCGGTTTTCTGAAGAGTATTGCTCTGAAGTACAAACTCAATCTAACTGAGTTGGGAAGGCACCCATGA
- a CDS encoding phospholipase D-like domain-containing protein, translating to MIRKLLFFIFVSVSLQGVQVWADSYEYSRIFDVTFKVMIQKDLYKALNESISVQKSNLTQSQIVYLLQKNPQYMPLLEEALQKLTELQTQTPEAYTEYFAKVKSRLKEEVQAPSFTEQLQKHANPGEPVVLSLEKEAPGYKALKLYINHPHLKNATDPNSKVLPGDDLRQLVLDFIKGSEQELWYNVFDFDLKVIAEALKEQHRSKKVKILGGIDAGTISTRPEVKAIFDDLTAFENDNFKTVAVRSVGLNHQKIIVRDPFGPKAAVLFLSGNFTQSCIGPEGDLAKVPAAERPEISIPNANHALLVMGALPAQITRSELKKTLEFKIRGQSQYPVSGSYKVFGAKKSPKEEAPFIIISFSPNGGEGDVNKSIFVPLIEKSHGPIEAVHFAFSSKAIQDALVKKAETESKESGHFQFKSVGDTPFAMREWSVFLNLSGLKKDLTSNKYSSDAEAPILKAVGDQGLQDLQKNIHVAPAVYGDRSVRLADGTAAKVTSKIHHKVFIFPEDETAVLGTSFNPSENAENNNEQIIIVKDSAIVSEARGLFAYLYKNGAGSVLEEANKRNLRAVPVNEEPASPSERDE from the coding sequence ATGATTAGGAAATTGTTGTTTTTTATTTTTGTCAGCGTCTCTTTACAGGGTGTTCAGGTCTGGGCGGATAGCTATGAATACTCCCGAATCTTTGACGTGACCTTTAAGGTCATGATTCAAAAAGATCTGTATAAGGCTTTAAATGAATCTATCAGTGTGCAGAAGAGCAACCTCACACAAAGTCAGATCGTTTATCTATTGCAGAAGAACCCCCAGTATATGCCATTGCTAGAGGAAGCTTTGCAAAAACTGACGGAGCTTCAGACGCAAACTCCCGAGGCCTACACAGAGTATTTTGCGAAGGTGAAATCCCGTCTCAAAGAAGAAGTGCAGGCCCCATCTTTCACAGAACAATTGCAAAAACATGCGAATCCAGGTGAGCCTGTAGTTTTGAGTCTTGAAAAAGAAGCGCCAGGATATAAAGCTCTGAAGCTGTATATCAATCATCCGCATCTAAAGAATGCCACAGATCCCAATAGCAAAGTTTTACCGGGAGATGACCTGCGACAATTGGTTTTGGACTTTATTAAAGGTTCCGAGCAGGAACTTTGGTACAACGTTTTCGACTTCGATTTAAAGGTGATTGCGGAAGCCTTGAAAGAGCAGCACCGCTCTAAAAAAGTTAAAATTTTAGGTGGTATCGACGCTGGAACAATATCAACTCGCCCCGAGGTGAAGGCGATCTTTGATGATCTGACGGCGTTTGAGAATGACAACTTTAAAACAGTGGCCGTTCGTTCTGTGGGATTGAACCATCAAAAAATTATTGTGCGTGATCCTTTTGGGCCGAAAGCGGCAGTGCTCTTTTTATCGGGGAACTTCACGCAAAGTTGCATCGGTCCTGAAGGGGATTTGGCAAAAGTTCCAGCTGCAGAGCGACCTGAAATATCAATTCCCAACGCCAATCATGCTCTGTTAGTGATGGGGGCCTTGCCGGCTCAGATCACTCGATCTGAACTAAAAAAGACGTTGGAATTTAAAATCCGTGGGCAGAGTCAATATCCTGTCAGTGGAAGCTATAAAGTTTTTGGCGCAAAGAAATCACCGAAAGAAGAAGCTCCGTTTATCATCATTTCCTTCTCACCAAATGGCGGGGAAGGGGATGTCAATAAAAGTATCTTTGTGCCCTTGATTGAAAAAAGCCACGGACCTATTGAGGCTGTACACTTTGCTTTTTCATCAAAGGCCATTCAAGACGCTTTGGTGAAAAAGGCAGAGACTGAAAGTAAAGAGTCCGGCCATTTTCAGTTCAAATCGGTGGGCGATACGCCCTTTGCAATGCGCGAGTGGAGCGTGTTCTTGAATTTGTCCGGCTTAAAGAAAGATCTGACTTCGAATAAATATTCCAGCGATGCAGAGGCACCAATTCTGAAGGCCGTGGGCGATCAGGGACTGCAAGATTTGCAGAAGAATATTCATGTGGCACCAGCCGTATATGGTGATCGGTCTGTGCGTCTTGCTGATGGCACAGCCGCCAAAGTGACGTCAAAAATCCATCATAAAGTTTTTATCTTTCCAGAGGATGAGACGGCAGTCTTGGGTACTTCATTCAATCCCAGCGAGAACGCTGAAAATAACAATGAGCAGATTATCATTGTGAAGGATTCGGCCATCGTCAGCGAGGCGCGCGGCTTATTTGCTTATCTTTATAAGAATGGCGCAGGATCTGTCCTGGAAGAGGCTAATAAGCGCAACCTTCGTGCGGTGCCTGTGAACGAAGAACCTGCCAGCCCGAGCGAGCGCGACGAGTAG
- a CDS encoding GyrI-like domain-containing protein has product MKYVLVFVLAAIIAFGVYLSTYLGAFKGVDITQGEQGPFKIVYIDHIGPYHKMNKDIEVVEKFFVKEGKPCGRTFGEYMDDPQVTEEARLRAKAGCIVDEYPKNLPEDFKTGEFAAKKYVIATFTGSPGIGPLKVYPRVNEFMKENKLQQDGALIEIYEIHSITEKNAMTTTYLFPTKEAVAK; this is encoded by the coding sequence ATGAAATACGTATTGGTATTTGTTCTTGCCGCTATCATCGCCTTTGGCGTTTATCTTTCAACTTATCTTGGCGCTTTTAAAGGCGTTGATATCACTCAAGGTGAACAAGGTCCCTTCAAGATCGTTTACATCGATCACATCGGTCCTTACCACAAGATGAACAAAGACATCGAAGTTGTGGAAAAGTTCTTCGTTAAGGAAGGCAAGCCTTGCGGCAGAACGTTCGGCGAGTACATGGACGATCCACAAGTAACTGAAGAAGCTCGCCTGCGCGCAAAAGCCGGCTGTATCGTTGACGAATACCCTAAGAATTTGCCAGAAGATTTCAAGACTGGCGAGTTTGCTGCGAAGAAATACGTGATCGCAACCTTCACGGGCTCCCCTGGCATTGGACCATTGAAAGTTTATCCTCGCGTGAATGAGTTCATGAAGGAAAACAAACTTCAACAAGATGGCGCCTTGATCGAGATCTACGAGATCCACTCCATCACAGAGAAAAATGCCATGACGACCACTTATCTGTTCCCAACAAAAGAAGCTGTTGCGAAATAG